Proteins encoded by one window of Ulvibacter sp. MAR_2010_11:
- a CDS encoding alginate export family protein, protein MKKVNFILLFLLFAEIASIKAQFLLDTELRPRFEYRHGFKSLFPNNEDPATFVSQRTRLNSEYTTEKLKFRISLQDVRVWGDVPQLNTSDNNGISLHEAWGMLQFSPEFALKIGRQEVVYDDHRIFGNVGWAQQARSHDLALIRYTKDTFKTDIGYAFNQDSEKLTGHVLTTNTYKSLFYLWMHKDWETISASVLFLNSGLQYLDEEDPSKNETRYGNTAGTHLTYKKGKFSLSANAFYQFGTDIADNNLDAYLGGLEAGYTLFKETTAILGGEIISGNDLGSPNDATNNAFTPQFGTNHKFNGYMDYFYVGNHLNNVGLIDLYARFKVPVNQKSKLDIALHNFSGAAEISTGTSKQLGTEIDMVYSYDFSKEITFQAGYSHLFASEGMRIIKNNFDDNTNNWAWLMVTIHPVLFSSEKNQ, encoded by the coding sequence TTGAAAAAAGTAAATTTCATATTGTTGTTTCTTTTGTTTGCTGAGATTGCTTCAATAAAGGCACAGTTCCTTCTCGATACGGAGCTCCGACCCCGCTTTGAATACAGACATGGCTTTAAATCACTCTTTCCCAACAACGAGGATCCCGCCACTTTTGTCTCACAACGCACCCGCTTGAATTCGGAATACACCACAGAAAAATTAAAATTTCGAATCAGTCTGCAGGACGTGAGAGTTTGGGGTGATGTGCCTCAACTAAACACAAGCGATAACAATGGAATCTCATTGCATGAAGCCTGGGGAATGCTACAGTTTTCACCGGAATTTGCCTTGAAAATTGGTCGGCAGGAAGTAGTATACGACGATCACAGGATCTTTGGAAATGTAGGCTGGGCACAACAGGCGCGAAGTCACGATCTGGCTCTGATTCGCTATACCAAAGACACATTTAAAACCGATATAGGCTACGCTTTTAATCAGGATAGCGAAAAACTAACCGGCCATGTTTTAACTACCAATACCTATAAGAGTCTTTTCTATTTATGGATGCATAAAGACTGGGAAACAATTTCCGCAAGTGTACTGTTCCTAAATTCCGGTCTTCAGTACTTGGACGAAGAAGACCCATCGAAAAACGAAACCCGTTATGGCAATACGGCGGGCACTCATCTAACATATAAAAAAGGAAAGTTTTCCTTGTCGGCCAACGCATTTTATCAATTTGGGACAGATATAGCAGACAATAACCTCGATGCTTATTTGGGCGGACTTGAAGCAGGGTATACACTATTCAAGGAAACTACAGCCATCCTAGGCGGAGAGATTATTAGCGGAAACGATCTTGGAAGTCCAAACGACGCTACAAATAACGCATTTACCCCTCAATTTGGAACTAATCATAAGTTTAACGGCTATATGGATTATTTCTATGTTGGAAATCATTTAAACAATGTGGGGCTCATCGACCTATATGCAAGATTTAAAGTTCCGGTCAATCAAAAATCGAAGTTGGACATTGCGCTTCATAATTTTTCGGGCGCTGCTGAAATTTCCACAGGCACATCGAAACAACTGGGCACCGAAATCGACATGGTGTATTCGTACGATTTTAGTAAGGAAATAACATTCCAGGCAGGGTATTCTCACCTATTTGCTTCGGAAGGCATGCGAATTATAAAAAACAATTTTGATGACAACACAAACAACTGGGCCTGGCTTATGGTAACCATCCATCCTGTTTTGTTCAGTTCAGAAAAAAACCAATAA
- the nirK gene encoding copper-containing nitrite reductase — protein MKVKSNQNSVLPFLAILLALGMVTSCVNDQDPKTYDDAEDIPATREMIAELTSPPFVPTPVGKRKAKKLIVNMEILEEESEITDGVRYVFWTFGGTVPGSFIRTRVGDEVEFHLKNHPNNKLPHNIDLHAVTGPGGGATSSFVAPGHEAKFSFKVINPGLYVYHCATAPVGMHIANGMYGLILVEPEGGLSRVDKEYYIMQGDFYTAGENGERGLQPFDMQKAVDEDADYVVFNGKVDGLTGDNAITANVGETVRLFVGNGGPNLVSSFHVIGEIFDKVHVEGGDLINENVQTTLIPAGGAAIVEFRVDVPGTFILVDHSIFRAFNKGALGMLNVQGEENLKIYSGIQEEGIYQPEGGGIQGMPKSTEIAESEIPARSFEEMMQFGKATYSQTCLACHQAAGQGVPKAFPPLANSDYLNADANRAIDIILNGLTGEITVNGEKYKSVMTRQSLNDDEVANVLTYIYNSWGNSKKEVTPAMVKSRRNSH, from the coding sequence ATGAAAGTAAAATCTAACCAAAATTCAGTCTTACCGTTCCTGGCAATCCTTTTAGCGCTGGGCATGGTTACCTCATGCGTCAATGATCAGGATCCGAAAACCTATGACGACGCCGAAGACATTCCGGCAACGCGAGAAATGATTGCCGAATTGACCTCCCCGCCTTTCGTTCCCACTCCGGTAGGCAAACGAAAAGCAAAAAAGCTAATTGTGAATATGGAGATCCTGGAAGAGGAAAGTGAAATTACCGATGGCGTCCGCTATGTGTTTTGGACATTTGGCGGCACAGTTCCGGGAAGCTTTATTAGAACCCGCGTTGGCGATGAAGTAGAATTTCATTTAAAAAATCACCCCAATAACAAATTGCCGCACAACATAGATCTACACGCGGTCACGGGACCGGGAGGTGGTGCAACTTCTTCCTTTGTAGCCCCGGGACACGAAGCGAAATTTTCCTTTAAAGTAATAAATCCCGGCTTGTATGTGTATCACTGTGCAACCGCACCCGTTGGGATGCACATTGCAAATGGTATGTACGGACTTATCTTGGTTGAACCCGAAGGCGGGCTCTCCAGAGTAGACAAAGAGTATTACATTATGCAGGGCGATTTTTATACCGCCGGTGAAAATGGAGAAAGAGGATTACAACCCTTCGATATGCAAAAAGCAGTAGATGAAGATGCAGATTATGTGGTATTTAACGGGAAGGTAGACGGACTAACGGGCGACAATGCCATTACGGCCAATGTGGGTGAAACAGTGCGTCTGTTCGTTGGAAATGGCGGACCAAATCTGGTCTCATCGTTTCACGTTATTGGAGAGATCTTCGACAAAGTACATGTGGAAGGCGGAGATTTGATCAACGAAAACGTACAGACTACGCTTATTCCCGCCGGTGGCGCTGCGATTGTTGAGTTTAGAGTGGATGTTCCGGGGACCTTTATTCTTGTAGACCATTCCATTTTCAGAGCCTTTAATAAGGGAGCTTTGGGAATGCTGAATGTACAGGGAGAAGAAAATTTAAAGATCTACTCGGGAATACAGGAAGAAGGAATTTATCAGCCGGAAGGTGGTGGAATTCAGGGAATGCCAAAAAGTACAGAAATCGCTGAGTCCGAAATTCCGGCAAGATCCTTTGAAGAAATGATGCAGTTTGGGAAAGCTACCTATTCACAAACCTGTCTTGCCTGTCATCAGGCTGCCGGTCAAGGTGTTCCCAAGGCCTTCCCTCCTTTGGCAAATTCAGATTACTTGAATGCTGACGCAAACCGCGCCATCGATATTATTCTAAACGGACTAACCGGAGAAATTACGGTGAACGGAGAAAAGTACAAGAGTGTGATGACACGCCAAAGCTTAAACGACGATGAAGTTGCCAATGTGCTTACCTATATCTATAACAGTTGGGGAAATTCTAAGAAAGAAGTGACTCCGGCCATGGTAAAAAGCCGCAGAAACAGCCATTAA
- a CDS encoding formylglycine-generating enzyme family protein: protein MKNLSIHIFVLLVVCISHTASPQPENMVVVEGGNYLPLYGVDTSLVQVESFYMDVYPVTNQEYLKFVKEFPQWKKSKVKRLFADGNYLLGWQGDENYGQLLPNAPVTNVSWFAAKKYCECQGKRLPSMDEWEFAAMADENVPDARKNKSYNQYILGWYETRHNLQQPIGSTFKNYWGIYDLHGLVWEWTSDFNSVLLSGESRKDVDKDANLFCGSAAVGATDLMNYAAFMRYAFRGSIKANYAIKNLGFRCANDIEIEP, encoded by the coding sequence TTGAAAAATCTAAGCATCCATATATTCGTACTTCTAGTTGTTTGTATCTCACACACAGCATCCCCGCAGCCTGAAAACATGGTAGTAGTGGAAGGTGGAAATTATCTTCCGCTCTATGGTGTCGATACCTCTTTGGTACAGGTTGAATCGTTTTATATGGATGTTTATCCCGTTACCAATCAAGAATATCTCAAGTTTGTAAAAGAGTTTCCCCAATGGAAAAAATCCAAAGTAAAGCGTTTGTTTGCCGACGGGAATTATCTACTAGGATGGCAAGGCGATGAAAATTACGGGCAATTATTGCCAAATGCCCCGGTAACCAATGTTTCCTGGTTTGCCGCAAAAAAATATTGTGAATGTCAGGGAAAAAGGCTTCCTAGTATGGACGAATGGGAATTTGCCGCGATGGCCGATGAAAATGTCCCCGACGCACGAAAAAACAAATCGTATAACCAATACATCCTGGGATGGTACGAAACCCGACACAATTTGCAACAACCTATCGGTTCCACCTTTAAAAACTATTGGGGGATCTACGATTTACACGGACTGGTTTGGGAATGGACTTCCGACTTCAATTCGGTGTTGCTTTCGGGGGAATCGAGGAAGGATGTAGACAAGGATGCCAATTTGTTCTGCGGAAGTGCGGCGGTAGGTGCTACCGATTTGATGAATTATGCAGCCTTTATGCGCTACGCCTTCAGAGGAAGTATAAAAGCCAATTACGCGATCAAAAATCTAGGCTTCCGATGTGCAAATGATATTGAAATTGAACCTTAA
- a CDS encoding SCO family protein, with the protein MKKSIVYIFVIALLVGACNNKESQDISEVVNKDTVISDLSIYNLPSVWTTQNNEDIELKSLQGNVLVMVMIYTSCQAACPRLVADMRAIEAQIPKEKKGNIKYILVSIDPETDTPERLKKFAIENEMDTPQWVFLRGSEADTREFAAVLAVNYKKISPMDFSHSNIISVFNEAGELVHQKEGLGVNNKSTVEKILELAR; encoded by the coding sequence ATGAAAAAAAGTATAGTATACATCTTTGTAATTGCGCTCCTTGTGGGAGCTTGCAACAATAAGGAGTCGCAGGATATTTCGGAAGTAGTGAACAAAGATACCGTTATTAGTGATCTTTCCATTTACAACCTCCCTTCGGTTTGGACTACTCAGAACAATGAGGATATCGAACTGAAATCGTTACAGGGAAATGTGCTGGTCATGGTCATGATCTATACTTCGTGTCAGGCCGCATGTCCCAGATTGGTTGCCGACATGAGAGCTATTGAAGCCCAAATTCCGAAGGAAAAAAAAGGGAACATAAAATACATTCTGGTGAGTATAGATCCCGAAACCGATACGCCCGAGCGTCTAAAAAAGTTCGCCATCGAAAATGAGATGGACACTCCGCAATGGGTATTTCTACGAGGCTCCGAAGCCGATACCCGTGAATTTGCAGCCGTCCTTGCCGTAAACTATAAGAAGATATCGCCCATGGACTTTTCCCATTCAAACATCATCAGCGTTTTTAATGAAGCGGGCGAATTGGTGCATCAAAAAGAAGGCCTGGGAGTGAATAATAAGAGTACGGTGGAGAAGATCCTCGAACTAGCTCGATAG
- a CDS encoding sulfite exporter TauE/SafE family protein, producing MELTEILGYIGALLIGVVLGLIGGGGSILTVPIFVYLLYINPVTATAYSLFVVGISALVGAFQNMKRGLVDFKTAFVFSVPAFIAVYITRKFIVPAIPDQLYAIGDFNITKDVTIMVFFAIIMALAAYSMLRSNSIKEEGTKCSPYSLPLIIVEGFGVGMLTGIVGAGGGFLIIPALVLLAKLPMKKAVATSLLIIAIKSLIGFIGDVQNMDIDWTFLLSFSSLSIVGIFIGTSMNRFIDGQKLKKGFGWFVLLMAVYIIVKEITS from the coding sequence GTGGAACTAACTGAAATTTTAGGATATATAGGAGCCTTACTAATAGGTGTTGTTTTAGGACTTATTGGCGGCGGCGGCTCCATACTTACCGTTCCCATCTTTGTTTATTTATTGTACATCAACCCGGTTACCGCAACTGCCTATTCACTTTTTGTGGTGGGGATCTCGGCTTTGGTGGGGGCGTTCCAAAACATGAAACGCGGGCTGGTCGATTTTAAAACTGCCTTTGTTTTTTCGGTGCCGGCCTTTATCGCCGTTTACATTACCCGAAAATTTATCGTGCCCGCCATCCCCGATCAGTTGTACGCCATAGGCGATTTTAATATTACCAAGGATGTGACCATTATGGTGTTTTTTGCCATCATCATGGCACTGGCGGCCTATTCCATGTTACGATCCAATAGCATCAAAGAAGAGGGTACTAAATGCTCTCCTTACAGCCTGCCGCTTATTATTGTGGAAGGCTTTGGTGTGGGAATGCTCACCGGGATCGTAGGCGCCGGCGGCGGCTTTCTTATTATTCCTGCCCTGGTTTTGCTCGCCAAATTGCCTATGAAAAAGGCAGTGGCCACCTCCTTGTTGATCATCGCAATTAAGTCGTTGATAGGTTTTATTGGGGATGTGCAGAACATGGACATCGACTGGACCTTCCTGCTTAGCTTTTCTTCCCTTTCGATTGTTGGAATTTTTATTGGAACCTCCATGAATAGGTTTATCGATGGTCAAAAATTAAAAAAGGGTTTTGGCTGGTTCGTACTGCTTATGGCAGTGTATATTATTGTGAAGGAGATAACTTCCTAA
- a CDS encoding serine/threonine-protein kinase has translation MDIGKFTTIGFIGGGNFGKVFRAKDNLLDVERAIKLISVQNPQQFIDAINEAQILEKCRHPNIVDVKEIDIHQIQNNPVPCIAMEYLSKGSAQGFLEKNFVTVKKAIKIVSDVLFGLEHAHNEGIYHRDIKPANILFADNLSAKLSDFGLAYGLANQPFNFAGYNSHLPPEVLEGVVQDALSDIYSLGITFYRLINNLPHLSVPYNNDAEWLDAVKREKFPKREFEQHIPSSILRVVRKSMKPNRNDRYNTCLEFRQALQKIPLAINWTFIADGNWKGKCGNDQYELKRYNKRTGFFIDFFKNGRKDNNHCCSRIPDESTAKKEFFKIIQETTMRI, from the coding sequence ATGGATATTGGAAAATTCACAACTATCGGTTTTATAGGAGGCGGAAATTTTGGAAAAGTTTTTCGTGCAAAGGATAATTTATTAGATGTTGAAAGAGCTATCAAATTAATTAGCGTTCAAAATCCTCAGCAATTTATTGATGCGATTAACGAAGCACAAATTTTGGAAAAATGCAGACATCCTAATATTGTTGATGTCAAGGAAATTGATATACACCAAATTCAAAATAATCCAGTTCCTTGTATCGCAATGGAATATTTATCAAAAGGTAGTGCACAAGGGTTTTTAGAAAAAAACTTTGTTACAGTTAAAAAGGCAATTAAAATCGTTTCCGATGTTTTATTTGGACTTGAACACGCTCACAACGAAGGTATTTATCATAGAGATATAAAACCCGCCAATATTCTTTTTGCTGACAATTTAAGCGCAAAACTTTCAGATTTTGGATTGGCTTATGGATTGGCCAATCAACCATTTAATTTTGCTGGATATAATTCACATTTACCACCAGAAGTTTTAGAAGGAGTTGTTCAAGATGCATTAAGTGATATTTATTCCTTAGGCATTACTTTCTACAGACTTATAAATAATTTACCACATTTAAGTGTGCCTTACAACAATGACGCAGAATGGTTGGATGCTGTTAAACGTGAAAAATTTCCAAAAAGAGAATTTGAACAACATATTCCAAGTTCAATACTTCGAGTTGTACGCAAATCGATGAAACCAAATCGGAATGATAGATATAATACTTGTTTAGAATTTAGGCAAGCATTACAAAAAATTCCATTAGCAATAAATTGGACATTTATAGCTGACGGAAATTGGAAAGGAAAATGTGGGAATGACCAATATGAGTTGAAAAGATATAATAAAAGAACTGGATTTTTCATTGATTTCTTTAAAAATGGTAGAAAGGACAACAATCATTGTTGTTCACGAATACCAGACGAATCAACAGCAAAAAAGGAGTTTTTTAAAATAATTCAAGAAACGACAATGAGGATATAA
- a CDS encoding DNA recombination protein RmuC, with translation MTTEIILLIALIILQVVNLIVFLFKKMKLDFDIEGHFGETKNSLVKFDSSLEKTDKSMKDEFQRNREESNSLSKNQREELSKSLDAFKEGFETNTKRLNDFLKDRFDAFSKQQTEINQESEKRIKEVKETVENQLKEIREDNAKQLNEVRKTVDEKLQKTLNERLTQSFETVGKQLKSVQEGLGEMKNLASDVGGLKKVLSNVKMRGGIGEVQLAMLLEQILAPDQYESNVKTKKGSSATVEFAIKLPGKNEDDSVVWLPVDAKFPKDVYEKLQEAYEDGDLDKIQYAQKELENTIKKMAKDISEKYIDPPNTTDFGIMFLPFEGIYAEVVRKASLLEILQRDYKIIVTGPTTLAAILNSLQMGFKTLAIQKRSSEVWHVLGAVKKEFENFGDMMSRAQNNIRTGLNQLDDVMGKRTRAIQRKLKNVEILDEISTTEVFPELKEGVIDFDAENEINSNN, from the coding sequence ATGACGACAGAAATAATTCTACTTATAGCGCTGATAATTTTACAAGTTGTAAATCTGATTGTTTTTTTATTCAAAAAAATGAAACTTGATTTTGATATTGAGGGTCACTTCGGTGAAACAAAAAATTCCCTCGTGAAATTTGATTCATCATTAGAAAAAACTGATAAATCAATGAAAGATGAATTTCAAAGAAATAGAGAAGAATCCAATTCGTTGTCAAAAAATCAAAGAGAAGAATTATCTAAATCTTTAGATGCTTTTAAAGAAGGGTTTGAAACAAACACCAAAAGACTTAATGACTTTTTAAAAGATAGATTTGATGCATTTAGCAAGCAACAAACTGAAATTAATCAAGAATCCGAAAAAAGGATTAAAGAAGTAAAAGAAACAGTTGAAAATCAACTTAAAGAAATTAGAGAAGATAATGCAAAACAGCTCAATGAAGTTAGAAAGACGGTAGATGAGAAGTTGCAAAAAACTTTAAATGAGCGCTTAACTCAATCATTCGAAACAGTTGGAAAACAATTAAAATCTGTTCAAGAGGGTTTAGGAGAAATGAAAAATCTAGCATCCGATGTTGGAGGATTAAAAAAAGTACTCAGCAATGTAAAAATGCGTGGAGGAATTGGAGAAGTTCAACTTGCTATGCTTTTAGAACAAATACTTGCACCAGACCAATATGAATCAAACGTAAAAACAAAAAAAGGTAGTTCTGCCACAGTGGAATTTGCTATAAAATTACCAGGGAAAAATGAAGATGATTCGGTTGTTTGGCTTCCAGTAGATGCTAAATTTCCTAAAGATGTATATGAAAAGCTACAAGAGGCCTATGAAGATGGAGATTTGGACAAAATTCAATATGCTCAAAAAGAATTAGAAAATACAATTAAAAAAATGGCTAAAGACATTAGCGAAAAATACATTGACCCACCAAATACAACAGATTTTGGAATTATGTTTTTACCATTTGAAGGGATTTATGCAGAAGTAGTAAGAAAGGCATCTTTACTTGAAATCTTGCAAAGAGATTATAAGATTATAGTAACGGGTCCTACAACATTAGCAGCCATATTAAACAGCCTACAAATGGGATTCAAAACTCTCGCGATACAAAAAAGGAGTAGCGAAGTTTGGCACGTTTTAGGTGCTGTTAAAAAGGAATTTGAAAATTTCGGGGATATGATGTCTAGAGCTCAAAACAACATAAGAACAGGTTTAAATCAATTGGACGATGTAATGGGTAAAAGGACAAGAGCTATTCAGAGAAAATTAAAGAATGTTGAGATATTGGATGAGATTAGTACAACCGAAGTATTTCCTGAGTTAAAAGAAGGAGTGATTGACTTTGATGCTGAAAACGAAATTAATTCTAATAATTAA
- a CDS encoding GatB/YqeY domain-containing protein — MSLQTQIMDAMKMAMKEKNTIALQALRAVKSAILLAQTETGAREEIAEADELKLLQKLVKQRKDSAAIYTEQGRADLAEPELAEAAVIEQFLPAQLSEAEVAKVVDEIIAQTGASSMKDMGKVMGMANSKLAGKADGKTISTVVKARLS; from the coding sequence ATGAGTTTACAAACGCAGATAATGGATGCCATGAAAATGGCGATGAAAGAAAAGAACACGATTGCTTTACAAGCCTTACGTGCGGTGAAATCGGCCATCCTTTTGGCGCAGACTGAAACCGGTGCCAGGGAAGAAATAGCTGAGGCAGACGAATTGAAGTTATTGCAAAAGTTGGTAAAGCAGCGGAAGGACAGTGCTGCAATTTATACCGAGCAGGGGCGAGCCGATCTGGCCGAACCTGAATTGGCGGAAGCAGCGGTGATAGAGCAATTTTTACCGGCTCAGTTAAGCGAGGCAGAAGTTGCAAAAGTAGTAGATGAAATCATTGCCCAAACCGGTGCCTCTTCCATGAAGGACATGGGGAAGGTAATGGGAATGGCAAACAGCAAACTAGCCGGCAAGGCCGATGGAAAGACGATTTCTACGGTGGTGAAGGCTAGACTATCTTAA
- the ftsZ gene encoding cell division protein FtsZ, with protein MSSNTEFDNISFDLPKNQSNVIKVIGVGGGGSNAINHMFSQGIKGVDFVICNTDAQALENSPVPIKIQLGVSLTEGLGAGANPKIGEQSAVESLEEIKNMLTSNTKMIFITAGMGGGTGTGAAPIIAKMAKEMDILTVGIVTIPFQFEGKLRNDQAHIGVENLRQNVDSLVVINNNKLREVYGNLGFKAGFSKADEVLATAARGIAEVITHHYTQNIDLRDAKTVLSNSGTAIMGSANATGGNRAQEAISKALDSPLLNDNKIRGAKNVLLLIVSGSEEITIDEIGEISDYIQDEAGHSANIIMGVGEDESLEAAIAITVIATGFNAEQQNEIVNTESKKIIHTLEDEQRAEQVLTAKATASPVELPAKAKPEVKAATPAPVIKHTLFEEEEPAPQKEFPFEGYIETSQLIKNLDVKYEVIDILHLAEFEQVFINEIDVNEFVILKPKSEPKKEADFVIKEVAFEAEEEDSEEEETASEIVQDNDDQILMFDLPLHAPSEKKPQPKQQQEQKQEEPEIMTSRIEEIEVKDHVEVVPITEVSGEGIKRYSLDDYQEMESMLNAAKPVKKTEEIADEEIVFEKKTIDAPAAPETDSNEPADPLNAPISKILRDRSEERKKTMKDFNYKFRNSASKIEDIEKQPAYKRMGIDLDDTKKSDTNLSRTSVNTDDDDDIELRSNNSFLHDNVD; from the coding sequence ATGAGCAGCAACACAGAATTTGACAACATTTCTTTCGATCTGCCAAAAAATCAATCCAATGTGATCAAGGTCATTGGTGTTGGGGGAGGCGGAAGCAATGCTATAAACCATATGTTTAGTCAGGGCATAAAAGGTGTAGATTTTGTTATTTGCAACACCGATGCCCAGGCCCTGGAGAACAGCCCGGTACCGATTAAAATACAGTTAGGCGTTTCGCTAACTGAGGGATTGGGAGCAGGAGCAAACCCAAAGATTGGGGAGCAATCTGCCGTGGAGAGTTTGGAAGAAATTAAAAACATGCTTACCTCAAATACCAAAATGATTTTTATCACGGCCGGTATGGGAGGTGGAACCGGAACGGGAGCTGCGCCTATCATTGCTAAGATGGCGAAGGAGATGGACATTCTTACCGTGGGAATTGTTACGATTCCGTTTCAGTTTGAAGGAAAATTACGAAACGACCAGGCGCATATTGGGGTTGAAAACCTGCGCCAGAATGTAGATTCATTGGTAGTGATAAATAACAACAAACTACGCGAGGTATACGGAAATCTTGGCTTTAAAGCAGGATTCTCAAAGGCCGATGAGGTGTTGGCAACAGCGGCGCGTGGTATTGCAGAAGTAATTACACATCACTACACACAAAATATTGACCTTCGGGATGCAAAAACGGTGTTGTCCAATAGTGGTACCGCCATTATGGGAAGCGCCAATGCAACAGGAGGTAACAGAGCTCAGGAGGCCATTAGTAAGGCTTTGGACTCACCATTGTTAAACGACAACAAGATTCGGGGGGCGAAAAATGTGTTGTTATTAATTGTTTCGGGAAGTGAAGAGATTACCATCGATGAGATTGGTGAAATTAGTGATTACATTCAGGATGAGGCGGGTCACAGTGCCAATATCATCATGGGAGTTGGCGAAGACGAATCTTTGGAAGCGGCTATTGCTATTACGGTAATCGCTACCGGTTTCAATGCCGAGCAACAGAATGAAATTGTAAATACCGAATCTAAAAAGATCATTCATACCCTCGAAGACGAACAACGTGCCGAGCAGGTTTTAACCGCCAAGGCTACTGCAAGTCCGGTGGAACTGCCTGCAAAGGCAAAGCCTGAAGTAAAGGCGGCTACACCGGCTCCGGTTATAAAGCATACTTTGTTTGAAGAGGAAGAACCGGCACCTCAAAAGGAATTTCCTTTTGAAGGCTATATAGAAACCTCCCAGCTTATTAAAAATCTGGATGTAAAATACGAGGTGATCGATATTTTGCATTTGGCCGAATTCGAGCAGGTTTTCATCAACGAGATCGATGTAAACGAGTTTGTGATTTTAAAACCGAAGTCGGAACCAAAAAAAGAAGCAGATTTTGTGATCAAAGAAGTAGCTTTTGAAGCCGAAGAGGAAGATTCGGAAGAAGAGGAAACTGCTTCGGAAATAGTTCAGGATAACGACGATCAGATTTTGATGTTCGATTTACCGTTGCACGCGCCTTCAGAAAAGAAACCACAGCCAAAACAACAGCAAGAGCAAAAGCAAGAGGAACCGGAAATTATGACTTCCCGCATTGAGGAAATTGAGGTAAAAGATCATGTAGAGGTTGTTCCAATTACTGAAGTTTCGGGGGAAGGCATTAAGAGATACAGCCTGGACGATTACCAGGAAATGGAATCCATGTTGAATGCGGCAAAGCCTGTTAAGAAAACGGAGGAAATAGCCGATGAGGAGATCGTTTTTGAGAAGAAGACCATCGATGCACCTGCAGCGCCCGAAACCGACTCGAACGAACCTGCCGATCCGTTGAATGCACCGATTTCTAAAATATTACGCGATCGCAGTGAGGAGCGTAAAAAGACCATGAAGGACTTTAATTACAAGTTTAGAAACAGTGCGTCCAAGATTGAAGATATAGAAAAGCAACCTGCGTACAAGCGGATGGGAATTGATTTGGACGATACCAAAAAGAGCGACACCAATTTGTCCCGCACTTCGGTGAATACCGATGACGATGACGATATCGAATTGCGTTCCAACAATTCGTTTTTACACGATAATGTAGACTAA